Proteins encoded in a region of the Oscillospiraceae bacterium MB24-C1 genome:
- the thyX gene encoding FAD-dependent thymidylate synthase, producing the protein MPKVTLLCHTPEPERVVAAAAKLCYSAQSVEGLLDGLTPEKTEGFLKMLVDLGHESPVEHASFTFAIEGVSRSLLAQITRHRIASYSVQSQRYVRLSPFEYVTPPEVAADPQALLAYRQAMDAATESYEKITAILKEKHLKTLLAQGVPEKQAATKAEKQAIEDARFVLPNACETRMVVTMNTRSLYNFFRHRCCTRAQWEIREVADQMLMLVKEVAPVMFGLSGPPCVAGNCPEGKMSCGRMKEMRERYKGAQA; encoded by the coding sequence TTGCCAAAAGTTACGCTTTTATGTCACACCCCTGAGCCGGAACGGGTGGTGGCTGCCGCCGCCAAGCTATGTTATTCGGCGCAGTCGGTAGAGGGGTTGCTTGATGGTCTCACCCCTGAAAAGACCGAGGGTTTTTTAAAAATGCTGGTGGACTTGGGACACGAAAGCCCAGTTGAGCACGCCAGCTTTACTTTTGCTATTGAGGGGGTGTCGCGTTCGCTTTTAGCGCAGATCACCCGGCACCGTATCGCTTCTTACAGTGTGCAAAGCCAGCGCTATGTGCGGCTTTCGCCGTTTGAATACGTCACGCCGCCCGAGGTGGCTGCCGACCCTCAGGCGCTTCTCGCCTATCGCCAGGCAATGGATGCCGCCACCGAAAGCTATGAGAAAATTACGGCAATTTTAAAGGAAAAGCATCTTAAAACGTTATTGGCGCAAGGTGTGCCAGAGAAGCAAGCTGCAACAAAAGCCGAAAAACAAGCGATTGAGGATGCCCGCTTTGTGTTGCCGAACGCCTGTGAAACCCGCATGGTTGTCACGATGAACACTCGCAGCCTGTATAACTTTTTCCGCCATCGCTGCTGCACCCGCGCCCAGTGGGAAATTCGCGAGGTGGCTGACCAGATGCTGATGCTGGTTAAAGAGGTGGCGCCGGTGATGTTTGGCCTTTCGGGGCCGCCCTGTGTGGCGGGCAACTGCCCCGAAGGCAAGATGAGCTGTGGAAGAATGAAAGAAATGCGGGAACGCTATAAAGGGGCGCAGGCATAA
- a CDS encoding thymidylate kinase, whose translation MNGRLIVFEGLDGSGKATQAAKAVQRLEENGQAVRAISFPDYNSESSALVKMYLRGEVGALDDVNVYAASGFYSLDRYISYQREWKNDYQAGKTVIADRYTTSNLCHQMAKLPRDEWVAYISWLEYYEYVQLALPKPDLVLYLDMHPAASQRLMAQRYNGDEAKKDLHERNRAYLESCREAALFAADTLGWVILPCSDAAHNPYPVDVIADAAFAEISRLSAVAKQ comes from the coding sequence ATGAATGGCAGACTGATTGTTTTTGAAGGTCTTGATGGCAGCGGAAAGGCCACTCAGGCGGCGAAAGCAGTGCAGCGGCTTGAGGAAAACGGACAGGCGGTTCGCGCCATCTCGTTCCCCGATTATAACAGCGAATCTTCGGCGCTGGTTAAAATGTACCTGCGCGGCGAGGTCGGCGCACTCGATGATGTTAATGTTTACGCCGCCTCAGGTTTTTATTCGCTTGACCGCTATATCAGTTATCAGCGCGAATGGAAAAATGATTATCAGGCGGGTAAGACCGTCATTGCCGACCGCTATACCACCTCAAACCTTTGCCATCAGATGGCAAAGCTGCCACGCGATGAGTGGGTGGCCTATATCAGTTGGTTGGAATACTATGAATATGTGCAGCTCGCGTTGCCAAAACCAGATCTGGTGTTATATCTTGACATGCACCCGGCAGCCTCTCAGCGTCTGATGGCGCAGCGCTACAACGGCGACGAGGCAAAAAAAGATCTGCACGAGCGCAACCGGGCATATTTGGAGTCCTGCCGCGAGGCGGCACTGTTCGCCGCAGATACGCTGGGCTGGGTTATTTTACCTTGCTCCGACGCGGCACACAACCCTTATCCCGTCGACGTCATCGCCGACGCCGCTTTTGCGGAAATTTCCCGCCTGAGTGCGGTAGCAAAACAGTAG
- a CDS encoding phosphatidylglycerol lysyltransferase domain-containing protein, translating to MLEFKEITMADKDWTTQVMRYSGLRGSEYTFANLFNWAVTYTVRIARFEDFMIARSGAVRMHYLYPAGRGDFAGALKAMEADAESMGIPFEMYGIPTEGVEKIEQIYPGRFKFTAVRDNFDYIYSRESLATLAGKKLHGKRNHINRFVAANPDWRYEPLTEKNIDDAKAMNVEWCKQNGCFEKHSSLHREACAVRSAFNHYFEQGLIGGVLYVGNKVVAFTFGSPVTDDTFVVHVEKAFSDIQGAYPMINQQFVKNTLDQYEFVNREDDLGEEGLRKAKESYRPVMMYERYAAAEK from the coding sequence ATGCTAGAATTTAAAGAAATCACCATGGCCGACAAGGACTGGACCACGCAAGTGATGCGCTATTCCGGTCTGCGCGGCAGCGAATATACCTTTGCTAACTTGTTTAACTGGGCCGTTACTTATACGGTTCGCATTGCACGTTTTGAAGATTTTATGATCGCCCGCAGCGGCGCGGTACGTATGCATTACCTTTATCCCGCCGGGCGGGGCGATTTTGCCGGAGCGCTCAAAGCTATGGAAGCCGACGCCGAATCGATGGGCATTCCGTTTGAAATGTATGGCATCCCCACCGAGGGCGTCGAAAAAATTGAGCAGATTTATCCCGGGCGGTTCAAGTTTACCGCGGTGCGCGATAACTTTGACTATATTTACAGCCGTGAGAGTCTGGCGACTCTTGCTGGAAAAAAGCTACACGGAAAGCGCAATCACATCAACCGCTTCGTGGCGGCGAATCCCGACTGGCGCTATGAGCCGCTGACCGAGAAGAACATCGACGACGCCAAGGCGATGAATGTTGAATGGTGCAAGCAGAACGGCTGTTTTGAAAAACACAGCAGCCTGCATCGCGAGGCTTGCGCCGTGCGTAGTGCCTTTAACCACTATTTTGAGCAGGGGCTCATCGGCGGTGTGCTGTATGTGGGCAATAAGGTGGTGGCCTTTACCTTTGGCAGTCCCGTCACTGACGACACCTTTGTGGTACATGTCGAAAAGGCGTTTTCAGATATTCAGGGTGCCTACCCGATGATAAACCAGCAGTTTGTCAAAAATACGCTGGATCAGTACGAATTTGTTAACCGCGAGGACGATCTCGGGGAAGAAGGCCTACGAAAAGCGAAGGAATCTTACCGCCCCGTGATGATGTATGAGCGCTATGCCGCTGCTGAGAAATGA
- a CDS encoding GNAT family N-acetyltransferase has product MMEEQKFTFTQATAAMAAPLKQLWRIVFGDAPDYISLFFDHRFVPENTMVALFQGAPVAMLYLLPITIREKETDYDARYIYAVGTHPDFRSQGLSGGLLKATHARLAAEGVALSLLVPAEPSLFAYYGMRGFSTEFFRQTAIYSATKSGSQVPLKTAELPELLALRDSFFGQSGLYARWNTEALAYQQKEAALLGGETVVFDAPEAGYALCYPAGNAVIIKEWAAKAIYPEVLNAIAARFDCERIILRLPADFIVGGAPEPFAMTRWYLSERDAPQGKAPYLSLVLD; this is encoded by the coding sequence ATGATGGAAGAACAAAAATTCACCTTCACACAGGCGACCGCCGCAATGGCGGCGCCATTAAAACAGCTTTGGCGAATCGTCTTTGGCGATGCGCCGGACTATATCAGTCTGTTTTTTGATCACCGCTTTGTACCAGAGAATACAATGGTGGCGCTTTTTCAGGGTGCGCCGGTCGCAATGCTGTATTTATTGCCGATTACGATACGGGAAAAAGAAACAGATTATGATGCTCGGTATATTTACGCTGTGGGAACGCACCCCGATTTCCGTTCGCAGGGGTTGAGCGGTGGGCTGCTTAAAGCCACCCATGCCCGGCTTGCGGCAGAAGGGGTTGCGCTCTCGTTGCTTGTCCCCGCCGAACCGTCGCTTTTCGCTTATTACGGCATGCGCGGCTTTAGCACCGAGTTTTTCCGCCAAACAGCGATCTATTCAGCGACAAAAAGTGGCAGTCAGGTACCGCTTAAAACAGCCGAGTTGCCCGAACTGCTGGCGCTGCGCGACAGTTTTTTTGGCCAAAGCGGTCTTTACGCCCGCTGGAACACAGAGGCACTTGCCTATCAGCAAAAAGAAGCCGCGCTACTCGGGGGTGAAACAGTGGTGTTTGATGCACCCGAGGCGGGCTACGCGCTTTGCTATCCCGCGGGGAACGCTGTCATCATCAAGGAATGGGCGGCTAAGGCGATTTATCCCGAGGTTTTAAATGCAATTGCCGCGCGGTTTGACTGCGAAAGAATTATTCTTCGCCTGCCTGCTGATTTTATTGTTGGCGGCGCACCTGAACCTTTTGCCATGACCAGATGGTATCTTTCAGAAAGGGATGCACCACAGGGAAAGGCCCCGTACCTTTCGCTGGTGCTGGATTGA
- a CDS encoding 5-formyltetrahydrofolate cyclo-ligase: MEKPANIKEYKNALRNRFKERRHLMTQNRKALADHRIAVRLRSLLCYRRAKTVLVYVSMPIEVDTREIISKALSDGKRVAVPRCVPGTREMEFYLIESLDELSPGTFGVLEPVPNPGRLLRDFSHSICVVPALACDRNGYRLGYGGGYYDRFLRDYPGEKVLILYKCCLVAHLWHGRFDVPVDRIVTEYFTAGTAVRNQGGKPR, encoded by the coding sequence ATGGAAAAACCAGCCAACATTAAAGAATATAAAAACGCGTTACGTAACCGTTTTAAAGAGCGCCGCCATTTGATGACCCAAAACCGCAAGGCGCTGGCTGACCATCGCATCGCGGTGCGGCTTCGGTCGTTGTTGTGTTACCGGCGCGCCAAGACGGTGCTTGTCTATGTTTCGATGCCCATTGAGGTCGATACCCGCGAGATTATCTCAAAGGCGCTGTCAGACGGCAAGCGCGTGGCGGTGCCGCGCTGCGTGCCGGGTACGCGCGAGATGGAGTTTTATCTCATTGAAAGCCTGGACGAGCTTTCGCCCGGCACCTTTGGGGTTTTGGAGCCGGTGCCCAACCCCGGACGTTTGTTGCGAGATTTCTCGCACAGCATCTGTGTGGTGCCGGCGCTCGCCTGTGACCGCAATGGCTACCGCCTAGGTTATGGCGGCGGATACTACGATCGTTTTTTGCGCGATTATCCCGGCGAAAAGGTGTTGATACTATATAAGTGCTGCCTTGTGGCACACCTTTGGCATGGCCGATTCGACGTACCGGTTGACCGCATTGTCACCGAATATTTTACCGCCGGCACCGCCGTGCGCAACCAGGGGGGTAAGCCGCGCTAA
- the mltG gene encoding endolytic transglycosylase MltG, producing the protein MRKNLSEERPQPEGRRRRRRSNGMALLVSVLLVLGAAGFLAFFAISSATDLLAFGKEDRQIEVTIENGMSVNQIAQLLGEKGVVEQPLTFRLYAALRKKDNDFQAGSYVFNSNMSYDRIITALRSGDIIKEEVTITFYEGMTLREIAASLEENKVCSAEDFISYTQTSELPYEFVDMMPENDLRFYRLEGYLFPDTYDFYVGENVQSVAKKFLKNFQNRIMPELYSKIQDAGMTLDEVITLASVIQKEAGNPDEMSMVSSVFHNRIDDVGAGLPMLQSDVTIFYVENDIKPYQSRATQEVYDAYNTYVCKGLPVGPICSPGLDAIKAAINPEESQNYFFVTDINGKYYYSKTLDEHYANVRRAAAAGGAEHGTDVQ; encoded by the coding sequence ATGAGAAAAAATTTATCCGAAGAGCGCCCCCAGCCTGAGGGCAGGCGGCGGCGGCGCCGATCCAACGGAATGGCGCTGTTGGTTTCGGTGTTGCTGGTACTTGGTGCTGCCGGGTTTTTAGCCTTCTTCGCCATATCAAGCGCGACCGATCTCCTCGCCTTTGGCAAAGAGGATCGGCAGATTGAGGTGACGATTGAAAACGGCATGTCGGTCAACCAAATTGCCCAGCTGTTAGGCGAAAAGGGCGTGGTCGAGCAGCCACTGACCTTTAGGCTTTATGCCGCGCTGCGTAAAAAAGATAACGATTTTCAGGCGGGCAGCTATGTTTTTAACTCCAATATGAGCTACGACCGCATTATCACGGCGCTGCGCTCGGGTGACATCATCAAAGAGGAGGTCACCATCACCTTTTATGAGGGTATGACACTGCGCGAAATTGCTGCATCACTTGAAGAGAACAAAGTTTGTTCGGCTGAGGATTTTATCAGTTACACCCAAACGAGCGAGCTACCCTATGAGTTTGTCGATATGATGCCCGAAAATGACCTGCGTTTTTACCGGCTTGAGGGCTATCTTTTCCCCGACACCTACGATTTCTACGTCGGCGAGAACGTGCAATCGGTGGCTAAAAAATTCCTGAAAAACTTCCAAAACCGCATCATGCCAGAACTTTACTCTAAGATACAGGATGCGGGCATGACGCTTGACGAGGTGATCACACTCGCCTCGGTCATCCAGAAGGAAGCGGGCAACCCTGACGAGATGAGCATGGTTTCCTCGGTGTTTCACAACCGCATAGATGACGTCGGGGCGGGGCTGCCAATGTTGCAGTCTGACGTGACGATTTTCTATGTTGAAAACGACATCAAGCCTTATCAGAGCCGCGCCACGCAGGAAGTTTACGACGCCTATAACACCTATGTGTGCAAGGGTTTGCCGGTCGGCCCCATCTGTTCGCCCGGTCTAGACGCCATCAAGGCGGCGATAAACCCCGAGGAATCACAAAATTATTTCTTTGTCACCGATATCAACGGCAAATATTATTACAGCAAAACACTCGATGAGCATTATGCCAACGTCCGCCGGGCGGCGGCCGCGGGCGGTGCCGAACACGGCACCGACGTGCAGTAA
- a CDS encoding U32 family peptidase, translating into MKRPELLCPAGDFERLQTAIRYGADAVYLGSTQFGMRAAPSNFTMEQLAEAADYAHARGVKLHLTVNTLPRCDEAAALPEFLVQVARTGIDALIIADLGVLTTARKLLPDMEIHASTQTGIVNHLTANALYDLGVKRVVLARELTFDEIKTIRAKTPQELELEVFIHGAMCMSVSGRCVISNYLTGRDANRGECSQPCRWSYHLMEEKRPGIFLPVFEDEHGSTILNAKDLCMIEHLRELADAGIASFKIEGRAKSPYYVGVVANAYRAALDAAMEGKSAPQWTLRELQTVSHREYSTGFFYGREPLQQSYYAGGYVQDWEVSAVVERCENGRLYLIEKNRFAQGDVLELLEPGQQPRQLTVEDLRDEAGEPLDAARHPHMKISIACQGNASVGAMLRREKLPQV; encoded by the coding sequence ATGAAAAGACCTGAGCTGCTGTGTCCCGCCGGGGATTTTGAACGCCTTCAAACCGCCATCCGCTACGGCGCGGACGCGGTCTATCTGGGCTCCACCCAATTTGGCATGCGCGCCGCACCCTCGAATTTTACTATGGAACAACTGGCTGAGGCGGCGGATTATGCCCACGCCCGCGGCGTCAAGCTGCACCTGACGGTAAACACACTGCCGCGCTGTGACGAAGCCGCCGCATTGCCCGAGTTTTTGGTGCAGGTGGCGCGAACCGGCATCGACGCGCTGATTATCGCCGATCTTGGCGTGCTGACGACGGCGCGCAAGCTTTTGCCGGATATGGAGATTCACGCTTCAACCCAAACCGGCATCGTCAATCATTTGACCGCCAACGCGCTTTATGATTTGGGCGTCAAGCGGGTGGTGCTGGCGCGCGAGCTGACGTTCGACGAAATCAAGACCATCCGTGCCAAAACGCCGCAGGAGCTTGAGCTTGAGGTGTTTATTCACGGTGCAATGTGCATGTCGGTCTCGGGTCGGTGCGTCATCTCAAACTATCTCACTGGGCGGGACGCCAACCGCGGTGAATGCTCGCAGCCCTGCCGTTGGAGCTACCACCTGATGGAGGAAAAGCGCCCGGGGATATTCCTGCCGGTGTTTGAGGATGAACACGGCTCGACCATTTTAAACGCGAAAGATTTGTGCATGATTGAGCACCTGCGCGAACTGGCCGATGCAGGCATCGCTAGCTTTAAAATTGAGGGGCGCGCCAAGTCCCCTTATTACGTTGGGGTGGTGGCTAACGCCTACCGCGCCGCGCTGGATGCCGCCATGGAAGGCAAGTCCGCGCCTCAATGGACGTTGCGCGAGCTGCAAACCGTTTCTCACCGGGAATATTCTACCGGATTTTTCTACGGACGCGAGCCGCTGCAGCAAAGCTATTACGCGGGCGGCTATGTGCAGGATTGGGAGGTCAGCGCGGTGGTGGAGCGCTGTGAGAATGGGCGGCTGTACCTGATTGAGAAAAACCGCTTTGCCCAAGGTGATGTGCTAGAGCTTTTAGAGCCGGGGCAGCAGCCCCGTCAGCTGACGGTGGAGGATTTGCGCGATGAAGCGGGAGAGCCATTGGATGCTGCCCGCCATCCGCATATGAAGATCAGCATCGCTTGTCAGGGCAATGCAAGTGTGGGCGCTATGCTGCGGCGGGAGAAACTGCCGCAGGTCTGA
- a CDS encoding Hsp20/alpha crystallin family protein, which yields MFDLMPFDRRRSSMIFNPFSDFDKFEKTFFQRTGLDEFKADIKDMGDSYQLEADLPGFKKEDINVSLDGDCLTIGAQRSTESEETDSKGNFVRRERSYGAFSRCFDVSGIQQDAIKAEYTNGVLKLTLPKKANTLPSSRTIAIES from the coding sequence ATGTTTGATCTAATGCCCTTTGACCGCAGACGCAGCAGCATGATTTTTAATCCGTTTTCTGATTTCGACAAGTTTGAAAAAACCTTTTTCCAACGCACCGGGCTGGATGAATTCAAGGCCGACATCAAGGATATGGGCGACAGCTACCAGTTGGAGGCCGACCTGCCCGGCTTTAAGAAAGAGGATATCAACGTCTCGCTCGATGGTGACTGCCTGACCATTGGCGCCCAACGCAGCACCGAAAGCGAAGAGACCGACAGCAAGGGGAACTTTGTGCGGCGCGAGCGTTCTTACGGCGCTTTCAGCCGCTGCTTTGATGTTTCCGGCATCCAGCAGGACGCCATAAAAGCCGAGTACACCAACGGCGTTTTAAAGCTGACCTTGCCCAAGAAAGCCAACACTTTGCCGTCTTCGCGCACCATCGCCATTGAATCGTAA
- the nth gene encoding endonuclease III, which translates to MTKKQRAAEAVRLLKEAYPDAICSLEYEKPHELLIAVRLSAQCTDARVNLVTPELFSKYPTLEALAAATPEEIGEVVKSCGLYKTKARDIVAMSQMLLEEFDGVVPDSIEQLTRLPGVGRKTANLIVGDVYHQPAVVCDTHCIRITNLLGLTTTKDPLKCENELRACLPMDESNDFCHRLVLHGRAVCVARRPQCDVCVMAPVCRFAQKGKKVAKEG; encoded by the coding sequence ATGACTAAAAAACAACGCGCCGCTGAGGCGGTGCGCCTTTTAAAAGAAGCCTATCCCGACGCCATCTGTTCGCTGGAGTATGAGAAACCGCATGAGCTTTTAATCGCAGTGCGGCTCTCGGCACAATGTACCGACGCCAGAGTGAACCTTGTGACGCCCGAACTGTTTTCAAAATATCCGACACTTGAAGCGCTGGCAGCAGCAACACCGGAGGAGATTGGCGAAGTGGTCAAAAGCTGTGGGTTGTATAAGACCAAGGCCAGGGACATCGTCGCGATGTCGCAGATGCTGCTCGAGGAATTTGACGGCGTGGTGCCCGATTCGATTGAACAGCTCACCCGCCTGCCCGGCGTCGGGCGCAAAACAGCCAACCTCATCGTCGGGGATGTTTATCATCAGCCTGCCGTCGTGTGCGACACCCACTGCATCCGCATCACGAATTTGTTGGGGCTGACCACCACCAAAGACCCGCTCAAGTGCGAAAACGAGCTGCGGGCCTGCCTGCCAATGGATGAATCGAATGATTTTTGCCACCGGCTGGTGCTGCACGGGCGGGCCGTCTGCGTCGCCCGACGCCCACAGTGCGACGTCTGCGTGATGGCCCCGGTCTGTCGTTTTGCGCAAAAAGGCAAGAAAGTTGCCAAAGAGGGATAA
- a CDS encoding GLUG motif-containing protein: protein MLRFNRLRSFLLAALLILACACQKPGTSSSQPAPEVPSPASSALSDMLFAAEIYEDYCGGLDWDGTDYSATVGYAYGWLLKNDLLDALAKDDTQGETLYTLPQPIAEVICDLYFGVDIAPKNEQYALTYSTAYDDVTPPYVLKGPTELPAPEADGSYLLTLARVTPDGDTLRSVRYHFVPKVLQEELTAPVSRVHHKNDTVWQLAAVTNLSEPALPKAQYKTVRISTVDELLQMASAVNSGDRQAQQKRYLLEADLDLEGISFPTIGVNRPLLPNDIRDDSPQGFNAVFDGQGYTIRNVSITLTAPESPDAPLVGGFFSVIGPGGEVQNLTLENASVSTPVTAPPAAGEVATGLLAGRCMGQVSDCHVSGKVVGYYKTGGFAGFIGNYQHGDEASFARVTNCTAKVSVAGDSELGGFAGSLHGAILSDCTVEGDVVAVSGQIYGAPRAIGGFCGFSVEGRVENCEASVYVKTMLPAEWVGAFMGYNQGAIINSRYNLDKAPYWEPVDVIYNNAISEVTAFSSNVKPLCPT from the coding sequence ATGCTGCGCTTTAACCGCCTTCGTTCATTCTTGCTAGCAGCGCTGCTGATTCTGGCCTGCGCCTGCCAAAAGCCCGGAACATCTTCTTCCCAGCCCGCACCCGAGGTCCCTTCGCCCGCTTCGTCGGCGCTGTCGGACATGCTCTTTGCTGCTGAGATTTACGAAGACTATTGCGGGGGACTGGACTGGGACGGCACCGATTACAGTGCCACTGTGGGCTACGCCTATGGCTGGCTGCTGAAAAATGATCTGCTCGACGCCCTTGCCAAAGATGATACACAGGGCGAAACGCTCTACACCCTGCCACAGCCGATAGCCGAAGTGATTTGCGACCTGTATTTCGGGGTGGATATTGCCCCGAAAAACGAGCAGTATGCGCTCACCTACTCTACGGCCTACGACGACGTTACCCCGCCCTATGTGCTCAAGGGCCCAACTGAGTTGCCCGCACCCGAAGCAGACGGAAGCTATCTATTGACGCTGGCGCGCGTTACGCCCGACGGTGATACGCTGCGCAGTGTGCGCTACCACTTTGTGCCCAAGGTGTTGCAAGAGGAGCTGACCGCCCCGGTGAGCCGAGTCCACCACAAAAATGATACCGTCTGGCAGCTCGCGGCGGTGACAAACCTGTCTGAACCCGCCCTGCCCAAGGCACAATATAAGACGGTACGCATTTCGACAGTGGACGAACTGCTCCAAATGGCGTCGGCAGTCAATTCCGGCGACCGTCAGGCACAGCAAAAGCGCTATCTGTTGGAAGCTGACCTCGATTTAGAGGGCATCTCCTTCCCCACCATCGGGGTCAACCGCCCGCTACTGCCGAACGACATCCGGGACGACAGCCCCCAAGGCTTTAACGCCGTCTTTGATGGACAAGGCTACACCATCCGGAATGTAAGCATCACGCTCACAGCGCCCGAATCGCCCGACGCCCCGTTGGTCGGTGGCTTTTTCTCGGTGATTGGCCCCGGCGGGGAGGTTCAAAACCTCACACTCGAAAACGCCTCGGTCTCAACACCCGTCACCGCACCGCCCGCCGCCGGGGAGGTCGCAACCGGCCTGCTGGCAGGCCGCTGCATGGGACAGGTCAGCGACTGTCACGTCTCGGGTAAGGTCGTCGGGTACTATAAGACCGGTGGTTTTGCGGGCTTCATCGGTAACTATCAACACGGTGACGAGGCGTCCTTTGCCCGCGTCACCAACTGCACTGCCAAGGTAAGCGTTGCAGGCGATAGCGAGCTGGGCGGTTTTGCGGGCTCGCTGCATGGCGCAATCCTTTCCGACTGCACGGTGGAGGGCGATGTTGTCGCCGTTTCGGGGCAGATTTACGGGGCGCCGCGTGCCATAGGCGGATTCTGCGGCTTCTCGGTCGAAGGCCGGGTCGAAAACTGTGAGGCCTCGGTCTATGTCAAAACCATGCTACCCGCCGAATGGGTCGGCGCATTCATGGGCTATAATCAGGGTGCCATTATCAACAGCCGCTACAACCTTGACAAAGCACCCTACTGGGAGCCGGTGGACGTCATCTATAACAACGCCATCAGCGAAGTAACTGCCTTTTCGTCCAATGTTAAGCCACTTTGTCCGACGTGA
- a CDS encoding sigma-E processing peptidase SpoIIGA yields the protein MPTVVYVDVLLVINFMVNFILLRITALFIRRQPVFWRLCLAAVLGAFGALIIFVPVYNRAVLLLYKLFLTVMMSVTAFGCKGFKRVMMSVFCLFTVSLLTSGLLLLLSVTMRPRGMLVSKGAVYLDIGAAALIGCCIAAYLIAGGLSSLLARGSPKGTLCEITVLHAGAVSVFPALVDTGSNLTEPFSHCPVIVCEEQALGSAMPPELKNFSLSKTPGQGLRLIPYKTLDSSGLLPAFMPDTLLVRPQGESARKAGDCYIAVLDKSLGSADYRAVCNPQMLIPNFNLA from the coding sequence TTGCCCACGGTTGTCTATGTGGATGTTCTGCTTGTCATCAACTTTATGGTCAACTTTATTTTGCTGCGGATAACAGCGCTGTTCATCCGACGGCAGCCGGTGTTTTGGCGGCTATGTCTGGCGGCTGTTCTCGGCGCTTTTGGTGCGCTAATTATCTTTGTGCCGGTTTATAACCGTGCCGTGCTGCTTTTATATAAGCTATTCCTGACGGTTATGATGTCGGTTACCGCCTTTGGGTGTAAGGGTTTTAAACGTGTTATGATGTCGGTGTTTTGCCTTTTCACCGTCAGCTTGCTCACTTCCGGGTTGTTGCTGCTTTTATCAGTGACAATGCGCCCGCGTGGCATGCTGGTTTCTAAAGGGGCGGTATACCTTGATATAGGCGCGGCGGCGCTCATCGGATGTTGTATCGCGGCTTATTTGATTGCAGGTGGCTTGTCTAGCTTGCTGGCGCGTGGCTCCCCAAAGGGGACGTTGTGCGAGATAACCGTGTTGCACGCAGGGGCGGTGAGCGTCTTCCCCGCGCTGGTTGATACCGGGAGCAATTTGACCGAGCCGTTTTCGCACTGTCCGGTTATTGTTTGCGAAGAGCAGGCGCTGGGCAGCGCTATGCCGCCGGAGTTAAAAAACTTTAGCCTCTCAAAAACGCCAGGGCAGGGGCTGCGGCTCATACCTTATAAGACGCTTGATTCCTCCGGGTTACTGCCTGCGTTCATGCCAGATACCCTGCTGGTGCGACCGCAGGGTGAAAGTGCCAGAAAAGCCGGCGATTGCTATATTGCGGTGCTGGATAAATCACTTGGGTCAGCTGATTACCGTGCCGTTTGCAATCCGCAGATGCTGATACCAAATTTCAATTTAGCGTAA
- the sigE gene encoding RNA polymerase sporulation sigma factor SigE: MKKSVGTFCEALRLRLYLILLRLGFTEAVHYIHGPETLPAPLSREEERVIFIRLEQKDHEARQQLIVHNLRLVVYIARKFESSGLGVEDLISIGTIGLIKAVNTFCPSRGIKLATYASRCIENEILMYLRKCQPLKNEVSIDEPLNIDWDGNELLLSDVLGTDPDSINRPIEQDAEKSMLADAINKLCERERMIMQLRFGFLDGKERTQKQVADMIGISQSYISRLEKRIIKRLRRDLDKVM; this comes from the coding sequence ATGAAAAAATCGGTGGGAACATTCTGCGAAGCGCTGCGGTTGCGGCTTTATCTTATACTGCTGCGCTTAGGCTTTACCGAAGCGGTGCATTACATACACGGTCCTGAGACGCTGCCCGCACCGCTTTCGCGTGAGGAGGAGCGGGTCATTTTTATTCGCCTTGAGCAGAAGGACCACGAAGCACGGCAGCAACTTATCGTGCACAACCTGCGGCTGGTGGTGTATATCGCGCGCAAGTTTGAAAGTTCCGGACTCGGGGTGGAAGATCTCATTTCTATCGGTACCATCGGGCTGATTAAGGCTGTAAACACCTTTTGCCCAAGCAGGGGTATTAAGCTGGCGACCTACGCCTCACGCTGCATCGAAAATGAAATTCTCATGTACCTACGCAAGTGTCAGCCACTAAAAAACGAAGTCTCGATCGACGAACCTTTGAATATCGACTGGGATGGCAACGAACTGCTGCTCTCGGACGTTTTGGGTACCGACCCCGATTCCATCAACCGCCCGATTGAGCAAGACGCCGAAAAAAGCATGCTAGCCGACGCCATCAACAAGCTCTGCGAGCGGGAACGAATGATTATGCAGCTGCGCTTCGGATTTTTAGACGGAAAAGAGCGTACCCAAAAGCAGGTGGCCGATATGATCGGCATCAGTCAGTCGTACATCTCGCGGTTGGAAAAGCGCATAATCAAACGGCTACGGCGCGACCTTGACAAGGTGATGTAA